A genomic stretch from Haloarchaeobius amylolyticus includes:
- a CDS encoding sensor histidine kinase — MSDSNEPATAGRDAALDTEDESLGELHAATRRLLRADDHEDILTVAGEAASDVLGFPGSGVRAYDAETETLHHVALGGRVGDIESRPPYDVADSPHGRAFRRGETVVEDVPEDDRFDRDSFVQTMYVPLGEHGLLSVGKTDGAFTEREVALAEILAGNTTAVLDRAEKRRQLATERERLDEFASVVAHDLKNPLGAVRGFLDLVEDTGDTQYVGDARNGLDRMERLIDELLALARDGRTVDEQSRVGLAEVARDAWETADTGDLSLVVQGDLTVVADESRLERLLENLFANAATHADGSTTVTVGALAAGDDGADEDAQEGDARDGFYVADDGPGIPEGEQETVFETGYTTAPRGTGFGLAIVERIADAHGWTAAVTTGAAGGARFEFAGVTVQC, encoded by the coding sequence ATGAGTGATAGCAACGAACCGGCGACGGCGGGGCGGGACGCAGCGCTCGATACCGAAGACGAATCACTCGGCGAACTCCACGCGGCGACGAGGCGGCTGCTGCGTGCCGACGACCACGAGGACATCCTGACGGTCGCCGGGGAGGCGGCCAGCGACGTGCTCGGGTTCCCCGGGTCGGGCGTCCGGGCCTACGACGCCGAGACGGAGACCCTGCACCACGTCGCGCTGGGCGGGCGCGTCGGCGACATCGAGAGCCGGCCCCCGTACGACGTGGCGGACTCGCCCCACGGCCGGGCCTTCAGGCGCGGCGAGACCGTCGTCGAGGACGTGCCGGAGGACGACCGCTTCGACCGCGATTCGTTCGTCCAGACGATGTACGTCCCACTCGGCGAGCACGGCCTCCTGAGCGTCGGGAAGACAGACGGCGCGTTCACCGAGCGCGAGGTCGCCCTCGCCGAGATCCTGGCGGGGAACACGACGGCCGTCCTCGACCGGGCCGAGAAGCGCCGGCAACTCGCCACGGAGCGGGAACGCCTCGACGAGTTCGCCTCGGTGGTCGCCCACGACCTGAAGAACCCGCTCGGTGCGGTCCGGGGGTTCCTCGACCTCGTCGAGGACACCGGGGACACCCAGTACGTCGGGGACGCCCGGAACGGCCTCGACCGCATGGAGCGCCTCATCGACGAGTTGCTCGCGCTCGCCCGCGACGGCCGGACGGTCGACGAGCAGTCACGGGTCGGGCTCGCCGAGGTGGCCCGCGACGCCTGGGAGACGGCGGACACGGGTGACCTCTCGCTCGTGGTACAGGGCGACCTGACGGTGGTGGCGGACGAAAGCCGGCTGGAACGACTGCTGGAGAACCTCTTCGCGAACGCCGCGACCCACGCCGACGGCTCGACCACGGTGACCGTCGGGGCCCTCGCCGCCGGCGACGACGGAGCCGACGAAGACGCCCAAGAGGGAGACGCCAGAGACGGCTTCTACGTCGCCGACGACGGGCCGGGCATCCCCGAGGGCGAACAGGAGACGGTGTTCGAGACAGGCTACACGACCGCCCCCCGTGGGACCGGCTTCGGGCTGGCCATCGTCGAGCGCATCGCCGACGCCCACGGGTGGACGGCGGCCGTGACGACCGGCGCGGCGGGCGGTGCCCGATTCGAGTTCGCCGGTGTCACGGTCCAGTGCTGA
- the proS gene encoding proline--tRNA ligase: MSGEQELGMTKSKEHQTGEWYAELVQKAKLADYAPMGGFIVTRPRGYELWERLQDHLDGWFKETGVQNSYFPVLIPESYLEQEKDIVEGFDPEVAWVTHGGHDELEERLAVRPTSESIITPFMSQWVRSYRDLPLQLNQWCSVIRWEATETKPFFRTKEFLWQEGHTAHATEDDAMDEVMMRLGQYEQLYEDVLAIPVMRGRKPDHDKFPGANKTTTVEALMPDGKSVQGGTSHHLGQSFAEAYDVTFTDEDEEEQTAWTTSWGLSWRALGALIMTHSDDQGLVLPPALAPEQVVVVPIYNDDTREDVLQYANEVAAELQEDGVRVHVDDRDERNPGFKFNEWELKGVPVRFEIGGYEVEDEEVTVVHRPDGEEVVEDRADIVEATNEHLDAVYDKLYEAAEENLEENVREVDEVNEILGTIGQHGGYVKTPWCGDEACEEVVKEKVHAEIVMLPMNEEAEPDADECTMCGDEATEIAYFAKSY, from the coding sequence ATGAGTGGAGAGCAGGAACTCGGGATGACCAAGAGCAAGGAGCATCAGACAGGCGAGTGGTACGCCGAGCTCGTCCAGAAGGCGAAGCTCGCGGACTACGCGCCGATGGGCGGGTTCATCGTCACCCGCCCCCGCGGCTACGAACTCTGGGAGCGCCTCCAGGACCACCTCGACGGCTGGTTCAAGGAGACGGGCGTCCAGAACAGCTACTTCCCGGTCCTCATCCCCGAGAGCTACCTCGAACAGGAGAAGGACATCGTCGAGGGGTTCGACCCCGAGGTCGCGTGGGTCACCCACGGCGGCCACGACGAACTGGAGGAGCGTCTGGCGGTCCGCCCGACCAGCGAGTCCATCATCACCCCCTTCATGAGCCAGTGGGTCCGCAGCTACCGCGACCTCCCGCTGCAGCTCAACCAGTGGTGTAGCGTCATCCGCTGGGAGGCGACCGAGACCAAGCCGTTCTTCCGCACGAAGGAGTTCCTCTGGCAGGAGGGTCACACCGCCCACGCCACCGAGGACGACGCCATGGACGAGGTCATGATGCGTCTGGGCCAGTACGAGCAGCTCTACGAGGACGTGCTCGCCATCCCGGTGATGCGCGGCCGCAAGCCCGACCACGACAAGTTCCCCGGCGCGAACAAGACGACGACCGTCGAGGCGCTGATGCCCGACGGGAAGTCGGTGCAGGGTGGCACCTCCCACCACCTCGGCCAGTCGTTCGCGGAGGCGTACGACGTGACGTTCACCGACGAGGACGAGGAGGAGCAGACCGCGTGGACGACCTCGTGGGGGCTCTCGTGGCGTGCCCTCGGCGCGCTCATCATGACGCACTCGGACGACCAGGGGCTCGTCCTGCCTCCGGCACTCGCGCCCGAGCAGGTCGTCGTCGTCCCCATCTACAACGACGACACCCGGGAGGACGTGCTCCAGTACGCGAACGAGGTCGCCGCCGAACTGCAGGAGGACGGCGTCCGCGTCCACGTCGACGACCGCGACGAGCGCAATCCCGGCTTCAAGTTCAACGAGTGGGAGCTCAAGGGCGTCCCGGTCCGCTTCGAGATCGGCGGCTACGAGGTCGAGGACGAGGAGGTCACCGTGGTCCACCGCCCCGACGGCGAGGAGGTCGTCGAGGACCGCGCCGACATCGTCGAGGCCACCAACGAACACCTCGACGCCGTGTACGACAAGCTCTACGAGGCGGCCGAGGAGAACCTCGAGGAGAACGTCCGCGAGGTCGACGAGGTCAACGAGATACTCGGCACCATCGGCCAGCACGGCGGCTACGTGAAGACGCCGTGGTGCGGCGACGAGGCCTGCGAGGAGGTCGTCAAGGAGAAGGTCCACGCCGAGATCGTCATGCTCCCGATGAACGAGGAGGCTGAACCCGACGCCGACGAGTGTACGATGTGCGGTGACGAGGCCACCGAGATCGCCTACTTCGCGAAGTCCTACTGA
- a CDS encoding DUF488 family protein, N3 subclade, with amino-acid sequence MTDTADPGHVRDTYLAALQHDLFEPEPDETLVGVVRRPTRWFGGAVDENLPALGPPADLLDEVKDEQEALQMRGICDEEAHNAAWDAVDFAGRYREHLRESAAARDAVEGLRDRLRDGEDLVLVCFENTEKKRCHRTILREELVEGLDAGTS; translated from the coding sequence GTGACCGACACGGCCGACCCCGGCCACGTCCGGGACACCTACCTCGCCGCGCTCCAGCACGACCTGTTCGAACCGGAGCCCGACGAGACGCTGGTCGGCGTGGTCCGGCGGCCGACGCGCTGGTTCGGCGGCGCGGTAGACGAGAACCTGCCAGCGCTCGGCCCCCCGGCCGACCTGCTGGACGAGGTGAAGGACGAACAGGAGGCCCTGCAGATGCGGGGCATCTGCGACGAGGAGGCGCACAACGCGGCGTGGGACGCGGTGGACTTCGCGGGCCGCTACCGGGAGCACCTCCGCGAATCGGCCGCGGCCCGGGATGCGGTCGAGGGCCTCCGCGACCGCCTCCGAGACGGCGAAGACCTCGTCCTCGTCTGCTTCGAGAACACCGAGAAGAAGCGCTGTCACCGGACCATCCTGCGCGAGGAACTGGTCGAGGGACTCGACGCGGGAACCAGCTAG
- a CDS encoding 8-oxo-dGTP diphosphatase has product MDDAGADGGIDQATLCFVCEDDEVLLIEKKRGIGAGLYNGPGGKVEPGETPREAVVREVREEVHLEVSDLSRLGDITFYFGEDPLFRCHCYRTESYAGTPTETPEADPEWFRQDSVPYDQMWEDDRYWLPHLLDEESVHGRFDFDDDGDELLAYELTVGESLPAPSETPVWE; this is encoded by the coding sequence ATGGACGACGCGGGAGCCGACGGAGGCATCGACCAGGCGACGCTCTGTTTCGTCTGCGAGGACGACGAGGTGTTGCTCATCGAGAAGAAACGCGGCATCGGTGCCGGGCTGTACAACGGCCCCGGCGGCAAGGTCGAACCGGGCGAGACGCCGCGAGAGGCCGTGGTCCGCGAGGTCCGCGAGGAGGTCCACCTCGAGGTGTCGGACCTCAGCCGCCTCGGCGACATCACGTTCTACTTCGGCGAGGACCCCCTGTTCCGGTGTCACTGCTACCGGACGGAATCGTACGCCGGCACGCCGACCGAGACGCCGGAGGCCGACCCGGAATGGTTCCGACAGGACAGCGTCCCCTACGACCAGATGTGGGAGGACGACCGCTACTGGCTCCCGCACCTGCTCGACGAGGAGTCGGTCCACGGCCGGTTCGACTTCGACGACGACGGCGACGAGTTGCTGGCGTACGAACTCACGGTCGGCGAGTCGCTCCCGGCACCCTCCGAAACCCCGGTGTGGGAGTAG
- the gltB gene encoding glutamate synthase large subunit — protein MTQPHRAAPASQGLADPTDERSNCGVGVVMNLDGATDHDVVADGLQLLQNLEHRGTTGAEPNTGDGAGILLQTPDAFFADEVPVDLPDAYAVGSFFFPQSTAAREDLQSLVESHLGERDLEVLHWRDVPTDNDGLGQTALDSEPDVWQAFVVPADGVSSDEFDRALYEARRTIEKRVEDDGYDGAERFYICSLDRKTVVYKGLLTGEQVPSYYPDLRDDRVTSTFVMVHERFSTNTLGAWHLAHPYRGIIHNGEFNTIQGNVNWMRARETDLESDDLDLDAVTPIIQDPDQSDTASVDNALELLTQNRDLPHALRMLVPEAWRGDDDMDQARKEFYDFHASLVEPWDGPALVAATDGERVGAVLDRNGLRPCRYDVTTDDRLVMASEAGALEIDEADIEERGRLQPGQLFLADPTEGRVVPDAEVFEDLTDEKYGEWVADEQVELEDEADPEDVRPGAFQGDLRATQAVFGYTHDELQHMIEPMSKKGKDPVGSMGDDTPLSVLSDYNRPLFSYFKQLFAQVTNPPLDYIREELVTSLETRMGYQRNMLGESPEHARQLVADSPVLTDTETAAVKDLSTNGLSSTVVDTTFAPDSDLESAVERVREDAAAAIRDGADVVVLSDRTVGEDRLPVPSLLAMGAVHHHLVRNGLRNHAGVVVESGDPRTVHHVATLVGYGADAINPYLAFQTIEDITAGADGAELAAAIDAYIDAVESGLLKTMAKMGISTVESYQGAQIFEAVGLDSDFVAEYFEGTENRTEGIGIDDIEADLRDRHAAAYGEDPDLDRSGEFEHRSDGIRHGWNPETVGTLQQSVRAGDYERYGDFAELVNDQNEELQTLRGLLDFDSDREPIPVEEVEPIADIVERFSTAAMSLGSLSPEAHENNSIAMNRIGGKSNSGEGGEPPERFGTEKECTVKQVASGRFGVTSTYLANADELQIKMAQGSKPGEGGHLPGEKVNEMIAHVRKSTPGVGLISPPPLHDIYSIEDLKQLIFDLKASSPDADINVKLVSEAGIGTIAAGVAKANADVVHISGHDGGTGASPRTSIKNAGLPWELGLAEAVQMLRETNLRDRIRVSVDGGMKTGHDVAVGALLGAEEYVFGTASLVTSGCVMARQCHKNTCPVGVATQREDLRERFPGQPEHVINYMTFIAQELREIMAELGFETVEEMVGRVDCLTQRETDHPKARHLDLSSVLADVGEGPRTKVREQDHELDDHLDHDLLEEAQPAIDREEPVGIATEVTNTDRTVGAMLSSAISSEYGERGLPDNTVNVSLRGTAGQSFGAFLAPGVALHLTGSANDHVGKGLSGGRIAVETPMDAGYEPVDNVAVGNVALYGATDGECYVNGVAGERFAVRNSGATAVVEGVGDHGCEYMTGGVVAVLGDTGKNFAAGMSGGIAYVLDEAGDFEDHVNTGMVHVDHDLDERDRAMLKRLVQNHRAYVDSGRAADLLENWEATLDAFVKVMPDAYERVLTEEDAEDVRENLPDSATVESESAAAGFASSDD, from the coding sequence ATGACTCAGCCACACCGGGCAGCCCCTGCCTCGCAGGGACTGGCCGACCCCACCGACGAACGCTCGAACTGCGGCGTCGGGGTCGTCATGAACCTCGACGGCGCGACCGACCACGACGTGGTCGCGGACGGACTCCAGCTCCTGCAGAACCTCGAACACCGCGGGACGACCGGCGCCGAACCGAACACCGGCGACGGGGCCGGCATCCTGCTCCAGACGCCCGACGCCTTCTTCGCGGACGAGGTCCCGGTCGACCTCCCCGACGCGTACGCTGTCGGCTCCTTCTTCTTCCCGCAGTCGACCGCGGCCCGTGAGGACCTCCAGTCGCTGGTCGAGTCCCACCTCGGCGAGCGCGACCTCGAGGTGCTGCACTGGCGCGACGTGCCGACCGACAACGACGGCCTCGGCCAGACCGCACTCGACTCCGAACCGGACGTCTGGCAGGCGTTCGTCGTCCCGGCCGATGGCGTCTCCAGCGACGAGTTCGACCGCGCCCTCTACGAGGCCCGACGAACCATCGAGAAGAGGGTCGAGGACGACGGGTACGACGGTGCGGAACGCTTCTACATCTGCTCGCTGGACCGCAAGACGGTCGTCTACAAGGGCCTGCTGACGGGCGAACAGGTCCCCTCGTACTACCCCGACCTGCGCGACGACCGCGTCACCTCGACGTTCGTGATGGTCCACGAGCGCTTCTCGACGAACACGCTGGGCGCGTGGCACCTCGCCCACCCCTACCGCGGTATCATCCACAACGGCGAGTTCAACACCATCCAGGGCAACGTGAACTGGATGCGGGCCCGCGAGACCGACCTCGAGTCCGACGACCTCGACCTCGACGCGGTCACGCCCATCATCCAGGACCCGGACCAGTCCGACACCGCGAGCGTCGACAACGCGCTCGAACTGCTCACGCAGAACCGCGACCTGCCCCACGCCCTCCGGATGCTCGTCCCAGAGGCGTGGCGCGGCGACGACGACATGGACCAGGCACGCAAGGAGTTCTACGACTTCCACGCCTCGCTCGTCGAGCCGTGGGACGGCCCCGCGCTCGTGGCGGCGACCGACGGCGAACGCGTCGGCGCGGTACTGGACCGCAACGGCCTGCGTCCGTGCCGGTACGACGTGACCACCGACGACCGGCTCGTCATGGCCAGCGAGGCCGGCGCGCTGGAGATCGACGAGGCCGACATCGAGGAGCGCGGCCGGCTCCAGCCGGGCCAGCTCTTCCTCGCCGACCCGACCGAAGGTCGCGTCGTCCCCGACGCCGAGGTCTTCGAGGACCTCACCGACGAGAAGTACGGCGAGTGGGTCGCCGACGAACAGGTCGAGCTCGAGGACGAGGCCGACCCCGAGGACGTGCGACCCGGTGCGTTCCAGGGCGACCTGCGCGCCACGCAGGCCGTCTTCGGCTACACCCACGACGAACTCCAGCACATGATCGAGCCGATGAGCAAGAAGGGGAAGGACCCCGTCGGCTCGATGGGTGACGACACGCCGCTGTCGGTGCTCTCGGACTACAACCGCCCGCTGTTCTCGTACTTCAAGCAGCTGTTCGCGCAGGTGACGAACCCGCCGCTGGACTACATCCGCGAGGAACTCGTCACCTCGCTGGAGACCCGGATGGGCTACCAGCGCAACATGCTCGGCGAGTCGCCCGAGCACGCCCGCCAGCTCGTCGCCGACTCGCCGGTCCTCACCGACACCGAGACGGCGGCGGTCAAGGACCTCTCGACCAACGGGCTCTCCTCGACGGTCGTCGACACGACCTTCGCCCCCGATTCGGACCTCGAGAGCGCGGTCGAGCGCGTCCGCGAGGACGCCGCGGCGGCCATCCGCGACGGCGCGGACGTGGTCGTCCTCTCGGACCGGACCGTCGGCGAGGACCGGCTCCCGGTCCCGTCGCTGCTCGCGATGGGCGCGGTGCATCACCATCTCGTCCGCAACGGCCTGCGCAACCACGCCGGCGTCGTGGTTGAGTCGGGCGACCCCCGCACCGTCCACCACGTCGCGACCCTCGTCGGCTACGGCGCCGACGCCATCAACCCGTACCTCGCGTTCCAGACCATCGAGGACATCACCGCCGGCGCCGACGGCGCGGAACTCGCGGCGGCCATCGACGCCTACATCGACGCGGTCGAGAGCGGCCTGCTGAAGACGATGGCCAAGATGGGCATCTCGACGGTCGAGAGCTATCAGGGCGCCCAGATATTCGAGGCCGTCGGCCTCGACTCCGACTTCGTCGCGGAGTACTTCGAGGGCACCGAGAACCGCACCGAGGGCATCGGCATCGACGACATCGAAGCCGACCTGCGCGACCGCCACGCCGCCGCCTACGGCGAGGACCCCGACCTCGACCGCTCCGGCGAGTTCGAGCACCGCTCCGACGGCATCCGCCACGGCTGGAACCCCGAGACGGTCGGGACGCTCCAGCAGTCGGTGCGGGCCGGCGACTACGAGCGCTACGGGGACTTCGCCGAACTCGTCAACGACCAGAACGAGGAACTCCAGACGCTGCGGGGCCTGCTCGACTTCGACTCCGACCGCGAGCCCATCCCGGTCGAGGAGGTCGAACCCATCGCGGACATCGTCGAGCGCTTCTCGACGGCCGCGATGAGCCTCGGGAGCCTCTCGCCGGAGGCCCACGAGAACAACTCCATCGCGATGAACCGCATCGGCGGGAAGAGTAATTCAGGAGAGGGTGGCGAGCCGCCGGAACGCTTCGGCACCGAGAAGGAGTGTACCGTCAAGCAGGTGGCCTCCGGGCGCTTCGGCGTCACCTCGACCTACCTCGCCAACGCCGACGAACTCCAGATCAAGATGGCCCAGGGGTCGAAGCCCGGCGAGGGCGGCCACCTCCCCGGCGAGAAGGTCAACGAGATGATCGCCCACGTCCGCAAGTCGACGCCGGGCGTCGGCCTCATCTCGCCGCCGCCGCTGCACGACATCTACTCCATCGAGGACTTAAAGCAGCTCATCTTCGACCTGAAGGCGTCCAGCCCCGACGCGGACATCAACGTCAAGTTGGTCTCGGAGGCCGGCATCGGCACCATCGCGGCCGGCGTCGCGAAGGCCAACGCCGACGTGGTCCACATCTCGGGCCACGACGGCGGGACGGGTGCCTCGCCGCGCACCTCCATCAAGAACGCGGGCCTGCCGTGGGAGCTCGGCCTCGCCGAGGCCGTCCAGATGCTCCGCGAGACGAACCTCCGCGACCGCATCCGCGTCTCGGTCGACGGCGGCATGAAGACCGGCCACGACGTGGCCGTCGGTGCCCTGCTCGGCGCCGAGGAGTACGTCTTCGGGACCGCGTCGCTGGTCACCTCCGGCTGCGTGATGGCCCGGCAGTGCCACAAGAACACCTGCCCGGTCGGCGTCGCCACCCAGCGCGAGGACCTGCGCGAGCGCTTCCCCGGCCAGCCCGAGCACGTCATCAACTACATGACGTTCATCGCCCAGGAGCTGCGCGAGATCATGGCCGAACTCGGCTTCGAGACCGTCGAGGAGATGGTCGGCCGGGTCGACTGCCTGACCCAGCGCGAGACCGACCACCCGAAGGCCCGCCACCTCGACCTCTCGTCGGTGCTGGCCGACGTGGGCGAGGGCCCGCGCACCAAGGTCCGCGAGCAGGACCACGAACTCGACGACCACCTGGACCACGACCTGCTCGAGGAGGCCCAGCCGGCCATCGACCGCGAGGAACCGGTCGGCATCGCCACCGAGGTCACCAACACCGACCGCACCGTCGGCGCGATGCTCTCGAGCGCCATCTCCAGCGAGTACGGCGAGCGCGGCCTGCCCGACAACACGGTCAACGTCTCCCTGCGCGGGACCGCCGGCCAGTCCTTCGGCGCGTTCCTCGCACCCGGCGTCGCGCTCCACCTCACCGGTAGCGCGAACGACCACGTCGGCAAGGGCCTCTCCGGCGGCCGCATCGCCGTCGAGACCCCGATGGACGCCGGCTACGAGCCCGTCGACAACGTCGCGGTCGGCAACGTCGCGCTCTACGGCGCGACCGACGGCGAGTGCTACGTCAACGGCGTGGCCGGCGAGCGCTTCGCGGTCCGGAACTCCGGCGCGACCGCGGTCGTCGAGGGCGTCGGTGACCACGGCTGCGAGTACATGACCGGCGGCGTCGTCGCCGTGCTCGGCGACACCGGGAAGAACTTCGCCGCGGGCATGTCCGGCGGCATCGCCTACGTGCTGGACGAAGCGGGCGACTTCGAGGACCACGTCAACACCGGCATGGTCCACGTCGACCACGACCTCGACGAGCGCGACCGCGCGATGCTGAAGCGCCTCGTCCAGAACCACCGCGCCTACGTCGACTCCGGGCGCGCGGCCGACCTGCTCGAGAACTGGGAGGCCACGCTCGACGCCTTCGTGAAGGTCATGCCCGACGCCTACGAGCGCGTGCTGACCGAGGAGGACGCCGAGGACGTGCGCGAGAACCTGCCCGACAGCGCGACCGTCGAGAGCGAGTCCGCCGCGGCCGGGTTCGCCTCCAGCGACGACTGA
- a CDS encoding NAD-dependent epimerase/dehydratase family protein, which produces MDTAMVIGGTRFIGRHTVSELLEHDYEVTIFNRGNHENPFADDDRVTHVAGDRTDDGDLASAAHEVDPDVVIDCVAYRPREVRMACRVFSDVDAYVYISSGDAYGREEIPKREGVTPMRECTDEQAKDDSDETYGNRKAEGDRAVFAAAEDGVNAMSVRPCIVYGPHDYSERLDFWIDRVNEYDRVVVPGDGTNVWHRAYVEDVASALRTVAEEGEAGEVYNVGDQRLVTLEEMVELVADCLDTEVEVVHASERELSIGDLSGEDYVLYRDYPHVLDTTRLASLGWESTPLAEAMQRAVDDHLDSERDGSEHDPGRENEERVLGVLDTL; this is translated from the coding sequence ATGGACACAGCGATGGTCATCGGCGGGACCCGCTTCATCGGCCGCCACACCGTCTCGGAACTCCTCGAACACGACTACGAGGTCACGATATTCAACCGCGGAAACCACGAGAACCCCTTCGCGGACGACGACCGCGTGACCCACGTCGCGGGCGACCGCACCGACGACGGCGACCTCGCCTCGGCCGCCCACGAGGTCGACCCGGACGTCGTCATCGACTGCGTGGCGTACAGACCGCGCGAGGTCCGCATGGCCTGCCGCGTCTTCTCGGACGTCGACGCCTACGTCTACATCTCCTCCGGCGACGCGTACGGCCGCGAGGAGATTCCCAAGCGCGAGGGCGTCACGCCGATGCGCGAGTGCACCGACGAGCAGGCGAAGGACGACTCCGACGAGACCTACGGCAACCGCAAGGCCGAGGGCGACCGCGCCGTCTTCGCGGCCGCCGAGGACGGCGTGAACGCGATGTCGGTCCGGCCCTGCATCGTCTACGGCCCGCACGACTACTCCGAGCGACTGGACTTCTGGATCGACCGCGTGAACGAGTACGACCGCGTCGTCGTCCCCGGCGACGGCACGAACGTCTGGCACCGTGCCTACGTCGAGGACGTGGCGTCCGCGCTCCGAACCGTCGCCGAGGAGGGCGAGGCCGGCGAGGTGTACAACGTCGGCGACCAGCGCCTCGTGACGCTGGAGGAGATGGTCGAACTCGTGGCGGACTGCCTCGATACGGAGGTCGAGGTCGTCCACGCCTCCGAGCGCGAGCTCTCCATCGGCGACCTCTCGGGCGAGGACTACGTGCTCTATCGCGACTACCCGCACGTCCTCGATACGACCAGGCTCGCGTCACTGGGCTGGGAGTCGACCCCGCTCGCCGAGGCGATGCAGCGCGCGGTCGACGACCACCTCGACTCCGAGCGCGACGGGAGCGAGCACGACCCCGGTCGCGAGAACGAGGAGCGCGTGCTGGGCGTGCTCGACACGCTGTGA
- a CDS encoding NAD(P)-dependent glycerol-1-phosphate dehydrogenase — MFTKSTWIRLPRNVVVGHGVLDQTVEAVEELHLHGRPLIVTSPTPRQIAGEAIDEQFAEAGLDAETVVVETASFDAVERVIGVAEEMDAGFLLGVGGGKAIDIAKMAADHIGRGFVSVPTAASHDGIVSGRGSVPEGDTRHSVAADPPLAVVADTELLAEAPWELTTAGCADIISNYTAVMDWRLANRLKDVEYSEYAAALSEMTAEILVDNADLVRPGLEESAWVVTKALVSSGVAMSIAGSSRPASGAEHLFSHQLDRIAPDPALHGHQVGVGSIMTAYLHEGDRGIWTDIRDALRSIDAPTTARELGIDADTVIEALTTCHTIRDRYTILGDGMNERAAREVATKTGVIE, encoded by the coding sequence ATGTTCACCAAATCGACGTGGATCCGGCTGCCACGCAACGTCGTGGTCGGCCACGGCGTCCTCGACCAGACCGTCGAGGCCGTCGAGGAGCTCCACCTGCACGGGCGACCCCTCATCGTGACGAGCCCGACACCGCGCCAGATCGCGGGCGAGGCCATCGACGAGCAGTTCGCCGAGGCCGGGCTCGACGCCGAGACGGTCGTCGTCGAGACGGCCAGTTTCGACGCGGTCGAGCGCGTCATCGGAGTCGCCGAGGAGATGGACGCCGGCTTCCTGCTCGGCGTCGGCGGCGGGAAGGCCATCGACATCGCGAAGATGGCGGCGGACCACATCGGCCGCGGGTTCGTCTCGGTCCCGACCGCGGCGAGCCACGACGGCATCGTCTCCGGGCGCGGGTCTGTCCCCGAGGGTGATACCCGTCACTCGGTCGCCGCGGACCCGCCGCTGGCGGTCGTCGCGGACACCGAACTCCTCGCGGAGGCGCCGTGGGAGCTGACGACGGCGGGCTGTGCCGACATCATCTCGAACTACACGGCCGTCATGGACTGGCGGCTCGCCAACCGGCTGAAGGACGTGGAGTACTCGGAGTACGCGGCCGCGCTCTCGGAGATGACCGCCGAGATTCTGGTCGACAACGCCGACCTCGTCAGGCCGGGGCTCGAGGAGTCCGCGTGGGTCGTCACGAAGGCGCTCGTCTCCTCGGGCGTCGCCATGTCCATCGCCGGCTCCTCGCGACCTGCCTCCGGCGCCGAACACCTCTTCTCGCACCAGCTCGACCGCATCGCGCCCGACCCGGCCCTGCACGGCCACCAGGTCGGCGTCGGCTCCATCATGACCGCGTACCTCCACGAGGGCGACCGCGGCATCTGGACCGACATCCGCGACGCGCTCCGGAGCATCGACGCGCCGACGACCGCCCGCGAACTCGGCATCGACGCCGACACCGTCATCGAGGCGCTGACGACCTGTCACACCATCCGCGACCGCTACACCATCCTGGGCGACGGGATGAACGAACGTGCGGCTCGCGAGGTCGCGACGAAGACCGGCGTCATCGAGTAA